A single genomic interval of Stieleria maiorica harbors:
- a CDS encoding redoxin domain-containing protein, whose amino-acid sequence MTKTLLAVLILLGVPGLSVAADFPPGLQTLEIGDAAPDFKLPGIDGRDWTLNDFDDGKVLIVYFTSNHCPVCHAHDPRFMDLVREVDGRGVAVVAINPNSGDGLRPDELGYSKYDDSFEDMKPYAKDHGFTFPYLYDGATQATAKKYGCLATPHVFVFDSERKLRYKGRLDNSRYPDPASVKSRETRDAVLALLEGKPVPVPVTKPFGCSTKWREKISKVEEDEQHWQSAEVTLDEIDAAGLANLVANETDKYRLFNVWSTTCAPCVEEFPGLTRVSRRMGLRKFELITISTDLPKNRDRVVAFLSANRAVLPARLKPSLESEGRTSNNYLFTDPDVDALIAALDPQWEGPEPHTVLVAPGGKIVFRHNGMIEETELLDALLAEMKATYLE is encoded by the coding sequence ATGACAAAAACCTTGCTCGCTGTTTTGATTCTGTTGGGTGTCCCCGGCCTTTCGGTCGCGGCCGATTTTCCACCCGGTCTGCAAACACTGGAAATCGGTGATGCCGCGCCCGATTTTAAATTGCCCGGGATCGATGGGCGCGATTGGACACTGAACGACTTTGACGACGGCAAGGTTCTGATCGTCTACTTCACGTCCAACCACTGTCCGGTTTGCCATGCCCATGACCCGCGATTCATGGATCTGGTGCGGGAAGTCGACGGCCGTGGCGTGGCGGTCGTTGCGATCAATCCGAATTCCGGCGATGGATTGCGGCCGGACGAATTGGGGTATTCAAAGTACGACGACAGTTTCGAAGACATGAAACCGTATGCGAAAGATCATGGGTTCACGTTCCCGTATTTGTACGACGGAGCGACACAGGCGACGGCCAAGAAATACGGCTGCTTGGCGACACCCCACGTGTTCGTTTTCGATTCCGAACGAAAGCTTCGTTACAAAGGCCGGCTGGACAATTCTCGTTACCCCGACCCGGCGTCGGTGAAGTCGCGTGAGACGCGGGATGCCGTCTTGGCGCTGCTGGAGGGAAAGCCCGTTCCCGTCCCCGTGACCAAACCGTTTGGGTGTTCGACCAAGTGGCGCGAGAAGATCAGCAAGGTGGAGGAGGACGAGCAGCATTGGCAATCGGCCGAAGTGACGTTGGACGAAATCGATGCAGCCGGGCTGGCCAACTTGGTCGCCAACGAGACCGACAAGTATCGACTGTTCAATGTTTGGTCGACCACCTGCGCACCTTGCGTCGAAGAGTTTCCCGGGTTGACGCGAGTCTCGCGCCGCATGGGATTGCGGAAATTTGAATTGATCACGATCAGCACCGATCTGCCCAAGAACCGTGATCGCGTTGTGGCTTTTCTGTCGGCCAACCGAGCCGTGTTGCCGGCACGCTTGAAACCGTCACTGGAATCCGAAGGCCGGACGTCGAACAATTATCTGTTCACCGACCCGGATGTCGACGCCTTGATCGCCGCCTTGGATCCCCAATGGGAAGGCCCCGAACCGCACACGGTGTTGGTCGCACCGGGCGGCAAAATTGTCTTCCGGCACAACGGGATGATCGAGGAGACGGAGTTGCTGGACGCGTTGCTGGCGGAAATGAAAGCGACCTATTTGGAGTGA
- the astD gene encoding succinylglutamate-semialdehyde dehydrogenase codes for MNSSSEPTTSMAACFPGTDEIVWEGTAATAADVADAVANARSALAGWQTTAVEDRIAVAERFAALATDQQESIANQISRETGKPKWESTAEAKLVPAKVKLAVQAYCERSGSQQIDLPQGTGRVVYRGVGVMAVLGPFNFPAHLPNGHIVPALVAGNTVVFKPSEMTPGTGELLCQLWHKAGLPHGVLQVVQGDGAVGATLVSQAVDGVLFTGSYAAGCAIHRSLAGRPEVLLALEMGGNNPLVVHRAKDLDAAAYLCAVSAYATAGQRCTCARRLILIDDDDSNLLVDRLVRHCETLRVGLPDDDPVPFCGPLISAAAADRVLDAQASWLDAGARVLVAVCRDPRNAALLRPGLVDVTTMNDRIDEEVFGPLLQVIRVVDFDAAIGQANRTAYGLSASLLSDDPALFDRFRTLIRAGVVNWNQPTVGASGRLPFGGLGASGNHRPSGYFAADYCSDAAAMLESGSLSLPATTLPGIEVGGNTP; via the coding sequence ATGAATTCATCATCCGAGCCAACTACGTCGATGGCGGCTTGCTTTCCCGGAACCGATGAAATCGTCTGGGAAGGAACTGCGGCGACCGCCGCGGACGTGGCGGACGCTGTCGCCAACGCTCGGTCCGCACTTGCAGGGTGGCAAACCACTGCGGTCGAGGACCGCATCGCCGTGGCGGAACGATTCGCTGCCTTGGCGACCGATCAACAGGAGTCCATCGCGAATCAGATCAGCCGGGAAACCGGCAAACCGAAGTGGGAATCGACTGCGGAGGCCAAGTTGGTGCCGGCAAAGGTGAAACTGGCCGTCCAAGCCTATTGCGAGCGCAGCGGTTCGCAACAAATCGATCTGCCGCAGGGGACCGGGCGGGTGGTTTACCGTGGCGTGGGGGTGATGGCGGTGCTCGGTCCGTTTAATTTTCCCGCCCACCTGCCCAATGGACACATCGTTCCGGCACTGGTCGCAGGCAACACGGTCGTCTTTAAACCCAGTGAGATGACGCCAGGCACGGGTGAATTGCTGTGTCAACTTTGGCACAAGGCAGGTCTGCCGCATGGCGTGCTGCAGGTGGTTCAAGGCGACGGGGCCGTCGGCGCCACGCTTGTCTCGCAAGCAGTCGATGGGGTCTTGTTCACGGGAAGCTACGCCGCCGGATGTGCGATCCATCGGTCGTTGGCGGGCCGGCCGGAAGTGCTGTTGGCGTTGGAGATGGGCGGCAACAACCCGCTGGTGGTCCATCGGGCCAAGGATCTCGACGCGGCTGCCTATCTGTGTGCCGTCTCGGCGTACGCCACTGCCGGCCAGCGTTGCACGTGCGCACGCCGCTTGATTTTGATTGACGATGACGATTCGAATTTGCTTGTCGATCGCTTGGTCCGTCACTGCGAGACGCTTCGAGTCGGATTGCCCGACGACGATCCGGTGCCGTTTTGTGGACCGTTGATTTCTGCGGCAGCGGCGGACCGCGTGTTGGATGCCCAGGCGTCGTGGCTGGATGCCGGCGCGAGGGTACTCGTTGCAGTGTGCCGTGACCCACGCAACGCGGCCCTGCTGCGTCCGGGACTGGTGGATGTGACGACGATGAACGATCGAATCGACGAGGAAGTGTTCGGGCCGCTGCTTCAAGTCATCCGTGTGGTGGACTTTGATGCGGCAATCGGCCAGGCCAATCGGACGGCGTACGGATTGTCGGCGTCGTTGCTGTCAGATGACCCGGCCTTATTCGATCGGTTTCGAACACTGATCCGTGCCGGCGTTGTCAATTGGAATCAACCGACGGTAGGCGCCAGCGGTCGCTTGCCGTTCGGAGGCTTGGGGGCGTCGGGGAATCACCGGCCCAGCGGCTACTTCGCAGCCGACTATTGCAGCGATGCTGCCGCCATGCTGGAATCGGGGTCTTTATCGTTGCCGGCGACCACCCTGCCGGGGATCGAGGTCGGGGGGAACACCCCGTAG
- the astB gene encoding N-succinylarginine dihydrolase, protein MHHTDSATAVEVNFDGLIGPTHNFAGLAPGNLASWLHRSEPSNPRAAARQGLAKMSRLRSLGIPQAILPPQPRPNLRLLRQLGFSGDDANVLATAQNQSPRMLAIAMSGSSMWTANAATVCPSADADDGRVHFTAANLASSLHRASETIVTATILRRIFDDPQCFCHHDPIPCSADMGDEGAANHTRFCDSFGGPGVQLFVYGTDHGDDDHSRPRRFAARQSRAASEAVSRLHRLDPHRVVFAKQDPRAIDAGVFHNDVIAVGHRQLLFCHEQAFEQPMQVFDALRRATSEQIRIVEVPQQRVSLDDAVATYLFNSQIVTAADGQTVLIAPEDCRSHRSVAMLLQELVDDGTFDRVEFVDLRQSMNNGGGPACLRLRVVLTPEEVASVTPGVFLTDTLEKQLDVWIERYYRESLTAADLADPQLMRESFDALDELASLLGLGSVYEFQR, encoded by the coding sequence ATGCACCACACCGATTCCGCCACCGCGGTCGAAGTCAATTTTGACGGATTGATCGGACCGACGCACAACTTCGCCGGGCTCGCGCCGGGTAACTTGGCGTCGTGGCTGCACCGCAGCGAACCCTCCAATCCTCGTGCCGCTGCTCGACAGGGCCTGGCGAAAATGTCTCGGTTGCGATCCTTGGGCATCCCCCAAGCCATTCTGCCTCCCCAACCGCGCCCGAACCTACGCTTGTTGCGACAACTCGGGTTCTCCGGTGACGATGCAAACGTGTTGGCAACGGCGCAAAACCAATCGCCCCGAATGCTGGCGATCGCCATGTCCGGTTCGAGCATGTGGACGGCCAATGCCGCCACCGTATGCCCGTCCGCAGACGCCGATGACGGCCGCGTCCACTTCACCGCGGCCAACTTGGCCAGCAGCCTGCATCGCGCGTCCGAAACGATCGTGACGGCGACGATTCTGAGACGCATTTTCGATGATCCGCAATGCTTTTGTCATCACGACCCGATCCCCTGTTCGGCCGACATGGGAGACGAAGGCGCGGCCAACCACACCCGGTTCTGCGATTCGTTTGGCGGTCCCGGCGTCCAGCTATTCGTCTACGGAACCGATCACGGGGACGACGACCACTCGCGTCCCCGACGGTTTGCCGCGCGCCAGTCGCGAGCCGCCAGCGAAGCGGTTTCCCGCCTGCATCGGCTTGATCCCCACCGCGTCGTTTTCGCCAAACAAGACCCGCGCGCGATCGATGCGGGTGTCTTTCACAACGACGTCATCGCGGTGGGACATCGCCAATTGCTGTTCTGTCACGAGCAGGCGTTTGAGCAACCCATGCAGGTGTTCGATGCCCTTCGCCGGGCGACGAGCGAGCAGATCCGAATCGTCGAAGTTCCCCAACAGCGTGTCAGTTTGGACGATGCCGTCGCGACGTATTTATTCAACAGCCAGATCGTCACGGCAGCCGACGGTCAAACCGTCTTGATCGCGCCGGAGGATTGTCGCAGCCATCGCTCGGTCGCCATGTTGCTCCAGGAACTGGTCGACGATGGAACCTTCGATCGCGTGGAGTTCGTGGACCTGCGTCAAAGTATGAACAATGGCGGCGGGCCGGCGTGTTTGCGTCTGCGCGTCGTGTTGACGCCGGAGGAGGTCGCGTCGGTCACGCCGGGCGTCTTTCTGACCGACACGTTGGAGAAACAGCTGGATGTCTGGATCGAGCGATATTATCGAGAGTCGCTGACCGCCGCGGATCTGGCCGACCCGCAGCTGATGCGTGAATCCTTCGACGCCCTGGACGAATTGGCGTCGCTGCTGGGATTGGGCAGCGTTTACGAGTTTCAACGCTGA